One Simkaniaceae bacterium DNA window includes the following coding sequences:
- a CDS encoding PTS sugar transporter subunit IIA: MDLKIKDVAELLHVSETTIRRWLGEGKIPAYKLHHQYRFSRTEIENWMLSHRLRPSHTPQEKEIYSNEQSIDPALSSKKGWQQFSLFRAIHKGGVIHKHVSSDKATLIRDVMQEISLLLGVDAEGVGEMLLDRESLMPTALGHGIAIPHTRDFLIKSSFDLVCPVFLETPIDWGALDGEKVHTCFFLFASDDKHHLNLLAKIAYLTSDPKMRALFQSRPEKNILLDTIKQWESKDYPRSN, encoded by the coding sequence ATGGATCTCAAGATTAAAGATGTTGCAGAGCTTTTGCATGTTTCGGAAACGACAATTCGCCGTTGGCTTGGTGAGGGGAAAATCCCCGCATATAAATTGCATCACCAATACCGGTTTAGTCGCACTGAAATTGAGAATTGGATGCTCAGTCATCGCTTGAGACCCTCTCATACGCCTCAAGAAAAAGAGATCTATTCTAATGAGCAATCGATAGATCCCGCTCTCTCAAGCAAAAAAGGGTGGCAACAATTTAGCCTATTTAGAGCGATCCATAAAGGGGGAGTGATCCATAAACATGTCTCCTCAGATAAAGCGACATTGATTCGAGATGTGATGCAAGAAATCTCTTTGCTGCTTGGTGTTGATGCAGAAGGTGTAGGTGAAATGCTTCTAGATCGAGAAAGCCTAATGCCTACGGCTCTAGGACATGGCATTGCGATTCCTCATACGCGAGATTTTCTCATAAAAAGCTCTTTTGATCTTGTCTGCCCCGTTTTTTTAGAAACGCCCATTGATTGGGGGGCTCTTGATGGGGAAAAAGTACATACCTGTTTCTTTCTTTTTGCTTCAGATGACAAACATCATCTCAATCTCCTAGCAAAAATTGCCTATCTAACAAGTGATCCGAAAATGCGCGCGCTGTTTCAATCTCGACCTGAAAAAAATATTCTGCTCGATACTATCAAGCAGTGGGAATCAAAGGATTATCCTCGTTCCAACTGA
- a CDS encoding PTS sugar transporter subunit IIA: MDDEISLINETPVSLEEGIVFDPELITFIDEPKDQDHVLRILTDLLYENGKIHDPELFFDAILQREKIVSTGIGLGVAIPHAKLDIYSDFFIAVGILTKKGVDWNSIDHAPVRVVFLIGGPADRQNEYLHILSSITKKMRSGDIRNHLIMTKSREAAFQQLS, encoded by the coding sequence ATGGATGATGAAATAAGCCTAATCAATGAGACTCCGGTTAGCCTGGAAGAGGGGATTGTATTTGATCCTGAACTCATCACATTTATTGATGAGCCAAAGGATCAAGATCATGTTTTGCGCATTTTAACTGATTTACTCTACGAAAATGGCAAAATTCACGATCCGGAGCTTTTCTTTGATGCGATTTTACAACGAGAAAAGATTGTTTCAACCGGAATTGGTCTTGGCGTTGCGATTCCCCATGCCAAACTTGATATCTATAGTGATTTTTTTATTGCCGTTGGAATACTCACGAAAAAGGGCGTTGATTGGAACTCTATTGATCATGCGCCGGTGCGTGTCGTTTTTCTGATTGGGGGACCTGCCGATCGTCAAAATGAATATCTTCATATCCTCTCCTCAATTACAAAAAAAATGCGAAGCGGGGATATCCGAAATCACCTCATTATGACCAAATCAAGAGAAGCGGCCTTTCAGCAACTTTCTTAA